AAGATCACCCTACTGAGACAGTTCTAACCAAATCATCTTGTTTATCTAAAATCAGTTTCACACTCATGCTTCAAACTAAAAACTTAACTAAGAAATATAACGAGACCGTTGCCCTGAATAACCTAAATCTGAGTATTGAAAAGGGTGAAATATTCTGTCTCTTAGGAGCTAATGGAGCAGGAAAAACCACCACCATTAATCTCCTGATGAACTTCATTCAGCCAACATCTGGTGAGGCATTTATTAATGGGTTGGAGGTGACTAAAAACTCGATAGAAACAAAAAAACATCTCGCTTATATCCCAGAAAATCTTGTGCTATATAATGAATTAACAGGGTTAGAGAATCTGGAATATTTTCTAGGCTTAGCGGGCATTAAGTATGCTAATGATGACTTAGAGGCATATTTAATGGAAGCAGGTTTACAGAGCGAAGCATTTAACAATCGGGTCAAAACCTATTCTAAAGGCATGAGGCAAAAGATTGGAATTGCTTTGGCCATAGCAAAAAATGCTACGGTTTTGCTATTGGATGAACCTACCTCGGGTCTTGATCCAAAGGCAAGTAATGAATTTTCGGAACTCCTTATTCGGCTTAGCGAGCATAAGGTAGCTACACTCATGGCAACTCATGATTTATTTCGAGCGAAGGAAACGGGTACGCATATAGGAATTATGAAAGCAGGAGACCTGCTGGAAAATATCTCTACAGACTCGATCACTCACAGTGAACTTGAAGAACTCTATTTAAACCAGATAAATAACTGAGCCATGATTTTTTATATAGCAAAAAAGGAGATGAAGGAAATTAGGCGGTCTAAGTCATTCCTGTGGATGGCCGTTATCATTGTTTTGATGGGAGGGAGCTCTTTTTTCCTAAGCTATAATCATTACACTGATAAGGAAGAACAACGCGAATTAGCACGTGTAGGTGAAAGAGAGCGCTGGCTGGGACAGGGAAGTAAAAATCCCCATAGTGCGGCTCACTATGGCACCTATGCTTTTAAGCCTAACTCTGCATTATCATTAGTTGATCCGGGCGTGGAAAAATTCACGGGCGTATCGGTTTTCCTTGAATCACATGCGCGAAACGAAGCCGAACAGGTTGCCGCCGCAGATCAGACCGGCCTTTCTCGATTTGGAGATATTACTCCCGATTTTATCCTGCTGTTTATAATCCCGCTGATCATCATAATCATGTCTCACCAAACAATTACGAGGGAGAGACAGGCACAAACACTCCGGCTCATAAAGATGCAGGGAGTTAGCAATTTTCAATTTATTGTGGGAAAATGGTTAGGGAACTACCTGCCAATAGTAGTTTTATCAACGATCATTTTTGTACTAGCAACCCTCACGATTACACTGGTTAATGCTACCTTCGATTGGAGTTTTATTGTTGCAATGGCTGTGATCTACCTGGTTTACTTTGCCATTATAACCAGTATTTCTGTTTCTATTTCAGCACTTAGCAAAAACTCTGGGATTTCACTGGTTGTTCTTTTAGTGTTTTGGATTGTAAGCTGTCTTGCGATTCCAAAAATCGCGAGTAGCTATACAAATGGGGAATACCCTTATCCAAGCAGGCAGCAGTTTCAAAATGCAGTTGCAGAAGATAAAAGCAAAGGTATAGATGGGCATGATCCCTGGAATGAAGCATCCAAAAAGCTTGAACAGGAAACCCTGCAAACATACCAGGTATCATCACTGGAAGAGTTGCCGTTCAACTTTGATGCATATCGCATGCAAAAAGGGGAGGAACATGAAGCTCAGGTTTACTACAAACACTATGAGAATTTAAAAGCAGTATACAAGCAGCAGTCTGAGGTATATAGACGGTTGGCAGTTTTTTCTCCTTTTCTTCCTGTTCGGTTTATGTCAATGTCGCTGGCACATACCGATTATTCCACGCACTGGAATTTTACGGATGAAGCCGAGAAGCATCGTATAGAGATGCAGAGAATACTCAACACTAATTTTGCAGAAAATTCAAAACTAGGAGAGTGGAGTTATCGAGCGGATGAATCCTTGTTGGCCGAGATACCAGAATTCGAATTCGAGTTCCCAGGTTTCTCGGAAACTATCCAGGAAAACCGTTCAAATATCTTCGTTTTAGCCTTGTGGTCCATGGCTTCTATTGGTTTCCTATTCATCGCCTCAACACGTTTATAATATGCTTATTCAAAATATTATACATGAGATACGCCTGCTTAGC
This DNA window, taken from Balneola sp., encodes the following:
- a CDS encoding ABC transporter ATP-binding protein — protein: MLQTKNLTKKYNETVALNNLNLSIEKGEIFCLLGANGAGKTTTINLLMNFIQPTSGEAFINGLEVTKNSIETKKHLAYIPENLVLYNELTGLENLEYFLGLAGIKYANDDLEAYLMEAGLQSEAFNNRVKTYSKGMRQKIGIALAIAKNATVLLLDEPTSGLDPKASNEFSELLIRLSEHKVATLMATHDLFRAKETGTHIGIMKAGDLLENISTDSITHSELEELYLNQINN
- a CDS encoding DUF3526 domain-containing protein gives rise to the protein MIFYIAKKEMKEIRRSKSFLWMAVIIVLMGGSSFFLSYNHYTDKEEQRELARVGERERWLGQGSKNPHSAAHYGTYAFKPNSALSLVDPGVEKFTGVSVFLESHARNEAEQVAAADQTGLSRFGDITPDFILLFIIPLIIIIMSHQTITRERQAQTLRLIKMQGVSNFQFIVGKWLGNYLPIVVLSTIIFVLATLTITLVNATFDWSFIVAMAVIYLVYFAIITSISVSISALSKNSGISLVVLLVFWIVSCLAIPKIASSYTNGEYPYPSRQQFQNAVAEDKSKGIDGHDPWNEASKKLEQETLQTYQVSSLEELPFNFDAYRMQKGEEHEAQVYYKHYENLKAVYKQQSEVYRRLAVFSPFLPVRFMSMSLAHTDYSTHWNFTDEAEKHRIEMQRILNTNFAENSKLGEWSYRADESLLAEIPEFEFEFPGFSETIQENRSNIFVLALWSMASIGFLFIASTRL